In Deltaproteobacteria bacterium, the genomic stretch GCCTGGCTGGAGAACGCAAGGTGCCTTGTATTGAGCCAGTCTTTTATATTCTCGAGTCCCCCTACTTTATCTATATCTACACGGCTCCTTACGAAATCGAGCGTTCCCGACTTTCTCACAAGCTGTGCCTTTTCCTCAAGGAGCGCGTCCACAGCGTCCCCGTCCAATGCGCCCCTTCCGACAAGAGTCCTCCTGAGCGCAAGCTCCATCTCAAGAGCGCCCAATCCCTGAAGGGCGTTTATGGCTGCCTCCCTGAATTCAGGCTCGACAGAATTCTGCACGCTCTCAGGCGTATATGATTTAATAACGAAATCGAAAATCTTGCCCGTCTCCTGACGGTCGGGCAGATCAATATCGATAACGGCGGCTTCCTTTTCAAGCTCTCCCGGAAGGGAAAACGAACTGGACAGGAGAAAAATTGTCCTGGAAGACTTTCTTAATTTCTGATAAGCGTCCTTCAGTTTCCTTACGAGCCTCGGATCATCCAGGAAATAACCAACGTCCTTGAAAATGTAAAAGCCCTTACCCTGATCGCTCATCACGCTATTTAGAGCGTCCATAAGGTTTTTCGTCCCGTTAACGCTCTGGCCGTCCATAGAGCCGTCGGCACACGACCAGACGGAGAAATTCCCGGATTCGCCGTAGAGGTTCTTCCCGATGGACCGGACTGTATTCTCAACCCGTTCCTCTTCCCAGGATACGAGATAAATGACGGGATACCCGGCCTTTACGAAGTTTTCTATCGTTTTAGTGGGGAAAGCCATATTTTCCTGTAATTATATAGCAGGTCCGGAACTTTAGATACAGGTATCGGGATTAAAGGGAATTTGTAGCGCTTACATCCCCTGCGAGATTACACGCTTGGGATGCTCCTTCCGCCAGCGGAGCTTGTTTAAGGCGTTTATATAAGCCTTTACGCTCGCAACCACAATATCTGTGTTGGCGCCCTGGCCCTGTGTGATTACCCCCTCGTCTTCTACCCTTACGGTAACCTCACCCTGGGCGTCGATCCCTTCGGTGATAGACGCGACTACGTAGTGTTCGAGAGCAGGCTTCAATCCGGTGGCTTTAGAAACGGCTTGATACGCCGCATCCACAGGGCCGTCCCCGCTTTCCGAAACCGTGACTTCCTTGCCGTCTATAAGGAGCTTGACGGTAGCAACCGGCTGCATGTCCGAGCCGCCCGAATAGTTAGCCGATATCAGCTTGTAAAAATCAGACGAGCGTACAAACTCCTCGCTTATCAGGGCTTCTATATCCTCATCGAATACGTATTTTTTCTTATCGGCCAGGTCTTTAAATTTCTTAAACGCGTTCTCGAATCCCACGTCGTCGAGAAAATATCCGTAATCCTCAAGGCGGTCCTTAAAGGCATGCCTCCCCGAGTGCTTTCCGAGAATAAGCTTGTTAGACGGAATACCCACTTCTTCGGGGTCCATTATCTCATAGGTGATTCTTTCCTTAAGCACGCCGTCCTGATGTATCCCCGCCTCATGAGCGAAGGCGTTTGCGCCGACTATCGCCTTGTTGGGCTGAACGTTCACTCCGGTTACCTGAGAGACAATCCTGCTCGTCGGATATAAGTGTTCGGTATTTATTCTTGTAACGTAGGGATTTTTGTCGTTCCTGACCTTGAGACCCATTACAATCTCTTCAAGCGAAGCGTTTCCGGCTCTCTCCCCAAGGCCGTTTATGGTGCACTCTACCTGCCGCGCCCCCTCTCTAATCGCCGCAATAGAGTTCGCTACCGCAAGCCCGAGGTCGTTATGGCAATGCACACTGAGCACAATATTATCGAGGCCTGAAACCTTTTCATTGAGTGTCCTTATTATATAGGCGAATTCCTCGGGCACAGTATATCCAACGGTGTCGGGGATATTAATCGTCGTAGCGCCTGCCCTTACGGCAATATCCACAGCTTTACACAGGTAATCGAGCTCTGTACGGGTTGCGTCCTCGCAGGAAAATTCGACGTTATCCGTGTACTGGCGGGCGTGTTTAACAGCGCCGCTTATGATTTCAAGAACTTCGTCCCTGGATTTTCTGAGCTTATGTTTTAAATGTATGTCGGAGGTAGCAATAAAGGTGTGAATCCTCGGGGATTCGGCATCTTTTACCGCTTCCCAACCCCTGTCTATATCGTTGTAATTAGCCCTGCAGAGACCCGCGATTTCACAACCGCGTATTTTCTCCGCGATAACCTTCACCGACTGGAAATCTCCCTCGGATGAAATGGGAAAGCCGGCTTCGATGACATCGACCCCCAGTTTCTCCAGCTGGTGCGCAACCCTGAGCTTCTCCTCTGCCGTCATTCCGCAGCCCGGAGCCTGCTCACCGTCCCTTAGAGTCGTATCGAATATCTTTACCATGTTATCGCTGCCCATCTCTTACGCCTCCTCAAATCTAAAATATTCTAAGACTTCGTATCAGTTTTGTCAATTTTGAAGGGGTATTGGAGGTGAAGTAAACATACCGGCGCGGGTTTACAAACCTGTCGGCAAATCTATGAAAACCGTTTCGACTTTGAGTCTCTTTCGAACTACCTCCGCAAGGGCTTTGAGACCGATAGTCTCAGTCGCGTGGTGTCCCGCGAATATAACGTTCATCCCGGCGTCCGCTGCCGTGTAATAGACCTCCACAGCGTCCCCGGTCAGGTACAGATCCACGCCCGCATCCATCGCTTCGTAGAACCCGCTGTAACTACCCCCTCCGCTGCATACGGCGATCGTCTTTATCTTTTCCCGCCCGAATGGTAGGACGGTGCAATTCGTGTTGAGGTCGGCGTTTAGCTTTTTTTCGATCTCACCGATCGATGCGGCCTTTTTCCTCTCGCCTATCCAGCCTATGTTCTTTCCGTGATAATGAAAAAACTCGCCTGTTATTTTTGCTCCCAGAAGCTTAAGAAGCTGCGCGTTGTGCCCTACTTCCCTGTGCCTGTCGAGAGGATTATGGCTGCAGTATAGCGACATGTCGTTCTCGAAGAGGACACCGATTCTCTTCCTTGTCCACCCCACAATCGATGGGTTACGAAACTCCCAGAACTGCCCGTGATGCACAACAAGCAAATCCGCATTCTCCGCGGCCGCTTTCTCGAACGATTCCACCCCGGCGTCCACCGCAAACGCTACCCTCTTCACCTCATCATTCCCCTCAAACTGAAGGCCGTTCCAGGAGGAATCCTTCACGTCATCGGTCTTAAGAAATTCATCAAGAAAGGCGACTACTTTGTCTAGTTTCGGCATAATTTAGCGCTCTATTCTCGTCATTGCTTGTTGCGGAGCAACCACAGCAGTCTCGTTAATATCTTGTCATTTTGAACAACAATTGCAAGCAAGCGGGCAATCGGGGCAACTCGACTAAATGCTAAGAAGCTATTTAGACCTGGTTTCTTAGTACAACAACTAAAACAGGAAAATCCATTATAACATTCTCGTGCTGCACCCTGAATCCGGCTTAGGGCGGGCTTATTTCAGATTTAGCCGAAATAAGATATTTTTAGCCATATTCTGTACAGTCGGATGATTTTTTCTTCTTTTCATCCCTGTTCTGAATTTATTTCAGGAAAGGAAAAGAAGAAGATAATATTGTTTTTGTAGCCATTTCTGCCACTGCTTTGAGCGAGCGTAAGAACCGATCGAATCCACAACGAAGCTACAATTAACTTCGGGTTCAATGCTGCCTAAACAAAACATGATCAGGGTGATGGGTGACAATAGCTGATCAATCAAAACCCCCCTCCGTCCTGAGCCTTTTTCATTCCCCTCCCCCTGCGAGGGGGAGGGTCAGGGTGGGGTATCGACTTTCCTTCATCGCTAGTCCCTCTATTCCTTTCCCTTTACCACCCGGTAAATAATCAGCAAGACTATGGAGCCTATTACAGCAAATACGAAGCTTTTAAGATCGAAACCCGGGCTGATTTCCTGCCCGGCGGAAAACATTTTCGCTATTAAACCGCCTACGAAAGCCCCGACTATGCCGATAATGATTGTGCCTATAAAACCGCCGGGATCCCTTCCAGGCATCAGAAATTTCGCCACAGCGCCTGCCACAAGACCGAATATTATCCAGGATATTATCTCCATCCATTTTTCTCCAGAAATTAATCTCTACGAGGTTTTTGTGTCTCGTCTTTCTTGGCTACGGCATATATCACATTCGTTCCTACTGCATTTATATTATTCTCGGTTAGCCACTTGATGTTAGCTTTCCTCACCCTTCGCGCCTCATCCTCGCTCAATTGATCTATCGTCCATCTTAAACCCGAGCCAAGTGCTATTATCCACCAATCCTCCGGATTTCGCAAGGACTGTTGCCCATCCTCCGAAGTGACTTCTATATATGACGCCCCTCCGTCTTCCATTAATTTCCGTACCGAATCCGTGTCCGTAATCCGGTCCCACGGGTTATAGGCTGTATATAGCTCCGGACGCTCTTTTTTGACCACCTGCTTCCAGTAATCGTATGCGGGGGCGAAAAATCCCGTCCCCCAGGTGGTAATCGCGAGCTTCCCTCCCGGTTTCACAATACGCCATAATTCCCCGATCTGCTTTTCCATGTCAGGGACGAAGAATATTCCGAATACGCAAATGA encodes the following:
- a CDS encoding AAA family ATPase, which gives rise to MAFPTKTIENFVKAGYPVIYLVSWEEERVENTVRSIGKNLYGESGNFSVWSCADGSMDGQSVNGTKNLMDALNSVMSDQGKGFYIFKDVGYFLDDPRLVRKLKDAYQKLRKSSRTIFLLSSSFSLPGELEKEAAVIDIDLPDRQETGKIFDFVIKSYTPESVQNSVEPEFREAAINALQGLGALEMELALRRTLVGRGALDGDAVDALLEEKAQLVRKSGTLDFVRSRVDIDKVGGLENIKDWLNTRHLAFSSQAKEYGLDTPKGVLLMGISGCGKSLCAKAIATAWNLPLLRLDLNQVYSETYGSPEEAFRRAIKTVEAAAPCVLWIDEIEAGITRSGEKSGDSPTSRIFGYFLTWMQEKNYPVFVTATANQIDLLPPEILRKGRFDEIFFVTLPKQKERREIFRIHLQNRGKEPDNFDLDSLAKNTEGLSGAEIEQAVISALFESFSKEKELDDRELIIAASSIVPLSTTMREEISKLERWASNRAVKASR
- a CDS encoding GlsB/YeaQ/YmgE family stress response membrane protein, giving the protein MEIISWIIFGLVAGAVAKFLMPGRDPGGFIGTIIIGIVGAFVGGLIAKMFSAGQEISPGFDLKSFVFAVIGSIVLLIIYRVVKGKE
- a CDS encoding 2-isopropylmalate synthase, which codes for MGSDNMVKIFDTTLRDGEQAPGCGMTAEEKLRVAHQLEKLGVDVIEAGFPISSEGDFQSVKVIAEKIRGCEIAGLCRANYNDIDRGWEAVKDAESPRIHTFIATSDIHLKHKLRKSRDEVLEIISGAVKHARQYTDNVEFSCEDATRTELDYLCKAVDIAVRAGATTINIPDTVGYTVPEEFAYIIRTLNEKVSGLDNIVLSVHCHNDLGLAVANSIAAIREGARQVECTINGLGERAGNASLEEIVMGLKVRNDKNPYVTRINTEHLYPTSRIVSQVTGVNVQPNKAIVGANAFAHEAGIHQDGVLKERITYEIMDPEEVGIPSNKLILGKHSGRHAFKDRLEDYGYFLDDVGFENAFKKFKDLADKKKYVFDEDIEALISEEFVRSSDFYKLISANYSGGSDMQPVATVKLLIDGKEVTVSESGDGPVDAAYQAVSKATGLKPALEHYVVASITEGIDAQGEVTVRVEDEGVITQGQGANTDIVVASVKAYINALNKLRWRKEHPKRVISQGM
- a CDS encoding Nif3-like dinuclear metal center hexameric protein, producing the protein MPKLDKVVAFLDEFLKTDDVKDSSWNGLQFEGNDEVKRVAFAVDAGVESFEKAAAENADLLVVHHGQFWEFRNPSIVGWTRKRIGVLFENDMSLYCSHNPLDRHREVGHNAQLLKLLGAKITGEFFHYHGKNIGWIGERKKAASIGEIEKKLNADLNTNCTVLPFGREKIKTIAVCSGGGSYSGFYEAMDAGVDLYLTGDAVEVYYTAADAGMNVIFAGHHATETIGLKALAEVVRKRLKVETVFIDLPTGL
- a CDS encoding class I SAM-dependent methyltransferase, which produces MKEINNDAKMKARDTYNSAADHFDDLPLAFWNRYGRKTVERLSLARGAEVLDVACGTGASAIPAAEIVGANGKVTGIDLAENLLELVRSKAREKNLSNINFLNADMESSGFPDGSFDAVICVFGIFFVPDMEKQIGELWRIVKPGGKLAITTWGTGFFAPAYDYWKQVVKKERPELYTAYNPWDRITDTDSVRKLMEDGGASYIEVTSEDGQQSLRNPEDWWIIALGSGLRWTIDQLSEDEARRVRKANIKWLTENNINAVGTNVIYAVAKKDETQKPRRD